AAGAAATATTAACAAGTGGAGATCCAAGAAAATTCCATTGCAACTCGCGCATGCACCTACAATTATAAGCATCACAATCGCACAACATTCACGTGCGTTTGCATGCATGTTTGCAGTACAATAAAACAATCACAAAGCCATCACCAAGCCATAGACAAAAGCGATCGTAACAaaacagtagcagcagcagctgaatACGCCCATTTCTCATGTACAATCGTGATCATTATGATGATGTGATAAGGGTGACGTGGTTTTTACCTCGGACGCTATAAATTTCAGAACCTGCAAAATACACCATTctcataagtgaaaaataaaaataaaacgaattttttatttcacaaGGACTGAAATCCAAAGCGTCGCCGTCCTTCAGccaacaaaaagaaaatcaaacgCTCAGACGACGTGGCGATACGTAATAAATTACAGGATATCCCGCGATGAATCTCAATCGATCAAACGGGAATTAGAAATACACCCCACGAGTCGACGTTATAAGTATTGTTCACACAGGTATAAAACTCGAgggttattgaaaaaaaaatcaattcgtCAGTGCAGAAGTGCTCTCGAAGGGTGTGCGCACAGCAATCCGTTTACTCAGCAACCTTCCCGTTCCTGTTGCTCCTCCAGGAGACTCACCGTTGAGGGGATTCACCGGTTGATGGCGTTGGCGTGATGGCGGTAACGGTggtggtggcggcggcggtggatGATGATAatggtgatgatgatgataatgatgatcGTTTTCCCGGTGCTTAAGCTGGTGCTGGTGATGGTGATTGGGTAGCGGTGGCAGGACCGCCACCGCGTGCGGGAACGGCGGAGCGGCGCGCGCGAACTGACCTACCGAGCCTGCTCCACGTGCACACAGACACCAATGTttgtttgttcttttttttgtaattcgtGTTAAAGTTAGTGCTACACCCTTCACCAGTTTTACAAATTGTCACCTCTTTATCGGATGGATACGAGCGAGTTGTGGGAAGGATAGAGAGAAAGGTCGACTTTACCTCGGTTCTCGAGACGCGAGCGTTGAGTTCGTTGCAACAAGactatatacagatatacacaGAGAGGTGTCCTTTTTTGCTCAAGCTGACAGCACGTGCATCTTTTATCGGGTGTAGAGTAGAAATTCAGTGGGACGTTAAAGTGTGAGAGGCTGTAAAATTTGTGATAGCTCGAATAAATTAAACGCTGAATTGATAAAAGATGCACGCGCGCGTCGCGTAAAAGCTGTATCTTCAGAAGGTTTAAGACAGCTCggtttttattatgtacagtaAAATTCTCTAGCTACTTTATGTACACCGAGATGAGAaaagtaatatttttcaatacaaaAGCAGAATTGTATTCTTTGGTAGAATATTTTTGCTAACTGTAcaatactattattataaaaatgtatatttagaaaaactaTCTGACTAGatgaattcaaaattttaataataataatcgatgCAAAGAAGAACATCCATCAAAAAAACTTAATATTATCATTCCAGCTTTCGAACGATACTATGTACAGATTTATTTACAGTTCTTCTAAGTATTCTTCTTTACGATAAAAGACTAAAGTTTAAATCCAAGGCTTTTCAATGAGTAAACATTACTAGATGCATAACTATGATACCTCGAATAATAACCCTTCTTTACTCAATCGAAACAACAACCAACACGTACGAGAATGAGAACACGTAACCACGACGATTAAAAAAAGCCTTCTACTTTCAAGCATGCTCTTATTGCCATAGCGCTATAATGTATGTTTAGGTTGCGATCTGTATAAATAGCAATAAACGAAATTTTCCCGAAGATTTGATAAGATGATCGTCGAGATGTACGAATGGACGCGATTATATGTAAAACCGAATTAATTGAGTttaattcattaaactaattttttatgtaaagTAACCGTGAACAGAATTTGTTGATTCGTTTTTGCGAAGTTGTACAATATACGACTAATTGTTGTAATTATGTAACTATATTTTTCTGTACATGATGCGTACAATTTCGCAAAAATGAAGATCCCGTTCATCCATATCTGCATACGACAACAACGATAGCCAAGGCATTCCTCGATTCCCAATAAAATATCGTTTAACTCCCGCATAGACTGCAGCTGTCTCGCAGCAGCAATAGCTCGAGTGATCTCGCGCGGACGGGGGTATGGAGGACAGAagacaaacacacacacacttgagagaggagagagaagaaagctCTCTCTGAGCTCTCGAGTTGGTCAGTGCTTTACGTACCTTGCATGGCAGAGTGCCGTCTCTGGGGAGGCGGTGGACTGCCGCCGGCCTCGACGCTGCTCCCGCTGTGGCTGTCCAGCTGGGTACTGTGACCACTGTCACTGCTCGTCACCGAACCTACGCAAACACGACGCCCAACACAAATTTCTATCACTACTTATTCTCTTGCTGTCTGATGCggttgctctcgctctcgtaaGTATCACATTCCCCCGCTGCCTCCGCCTCTCAATCATCATCTTCTCGCCGTGTCTCTACTATACAATACGTatactttctctcttttttgcaACTTTTACTGTGGTATATGGTTACTTTTTTCTGAAGATATGAAAACTCATAGCCGTCAACGCGCCACCCTCTAGGTGATTTATATAGtttatttttactcttttCGAGAACAACGTACGCGCCGCCGGACTGATGACTTTTGCGAACGATGAAAAAATGAGTCGCTGGATGATCCACTACAGATTTCTACAGTTAACTTTGTGCGTTTGACTGTAGAGAGCAGTAAAGCTTTTCGTTACTCTAACATAAAAGAACGTCACATGGGGAAAATGATTGAAACGCTATCGTTTGAAAACTAGTTAAGCCACTAATATAGTTCCACCATCTACTGTTCAAATCAAgtttcattttaaattcaaaaataaaagagcaatatatagaataaaaatgaagaataataaaagtattagCAATTGAAAAAGATAGAATAGCTTGTTACAACAATATTTGCATTCATAAAAAGCACTACCAacatgttaatggatcatcaGTAATACATTTTTCGTGTTATGCTTAAAGTCTCTAGTTATCATATAAGACGTGTTATTTCAATGATTCAAGtgtatttatattgtttataatttGTTTGTGACTTGGAAGCAAACTACGCTATATGATCAATTTGCACAAACGAATCTTACTACAAAGCCAGTGTTTTTAATATACATGATGATGATATCAATGAGTTTCACGATGTGATTCCGCTTGTCCCATTTCTCCCGTCACAAGAAGGCAATAAGAGCGTGAAAAACAGTGACAAAGTTTACCCGAGTGTTTGTAAGTATTTTCGTGACGTgaattcagtatatatagttgTAAAAAGCGCGAGCTTCGGCGTATGTAtagtaaaatatataatgcGTGCGCGCGTGGTTATAAAAAACAACGAGAGGACATGAAAACACTCATGAGTAATAATTGCGTGACGGCTGTGCAGCGTGCAAAACAAAAGGGGCCTCCTTTCTCCTGTTTTCGTTCACTCGTTCTGTCTCATTCGTCCAGACCATTCACTAGCCGTCAACTTCCTCTTTCCCTTTACTCACATGTACAAtcattttctctttcttccttccATTCTCAGCCCTCTCACTCTTCTCATCCTCGCTctcttttttgatttttttttaaatagacaATTTGCTATAAATGATTCAGCTTGTACTTTTGTATTAAGAGCAATAAACAAGAATGTGAATAACTAATATAAACAAGAGGTAAACAGTCATTCGCTGGCCACAGAGACGAGCCAAGACCGATCCTGGATGGAAGATTTGACTGAATACTGTTTTCATCTGTTAATGGCTTCTTTTTATAACGAGATCAAGCAAAATCATCCACTATAAAGTATAAAGTAACATGGTTACGAAACAAACGTATAGTTGCACGTTAATATATCGATGCTTTcaagaaaaatttcaatccAGGAAACATACAAAAAacgttaaatataaaaatgattgagcgagaaagagagagaaaacacaCGACACATTTTttctcgaagaaaaaaaattaaaaaaaaagtaatataaaACACAGGCACCTTtctatgtaataataatcataatagataataatatgcgagagagacgacgacgacgtcgaggaGTGGGAGGAGCACATCGACTGTTTCAAGCCGTGTCTACTCACCGCTGGTCAAGGTCTTCCTGAGCGGCTGAAGATTGCTGAGACTGGTGACGCTACTACTCTCAGCGCTGAGGTCGACCGGTGGTGGCAGGCCTGAGGGCGTATCGCTGTGTGAACGCTCGTGCATGGGTACGCGGTTGCTACCCGAACCGACGCGTCGAGGTGCGCCAGGGCTCTGCTCCAGTGCCGATGAGTGCAGAGCGAGTCCGGGCACCGGAAGCGGTGCCGCACAGTGTTTCGGCTGGTAAGGCCGGGTCTTATGCGGGTCCGAGAGAGCCAACATCTTACGTACCGCTTGGGGTGATGCCGCACCGAACTTTGTGCCTGTGTAGAAGTGATTTATCAGTACTCaagtataaagtaaatttGAACATGGATACTACGCTGCTTAACTATCGCAGCTTTCAACTAAAAGGGTAGATTGTTGCGGATTTATATTTCATGTTGACTATCTGTCGCTAATTGTCTATTGCGACAGAACACACTAcgtatttttatatgcatCGGCACGAATTCTGCTTTGCACTGTTATAGAGGGAATCGGAGTGTTCTACAAAATGGAAAAATGCTATGTTACGAGAAAACTAATTGAAGGTTCTCAAGGGAATGATTGGACGCGTAGGTGATAATCGTTTATTACATGACTTATAAAAGTGTGACATAAATAAGAAtcatctttttctttcttaccAATCATATTTATATTGCGGTTAATTGGGCGAACTGTCCAATCACTCCCTGGAGGATCACCAGGTTAATAAAGAACATAAATATCACTCGATTTAGCTTAATAATCGGATTCTACTTAATTATTGCGACTTTACCGCCCGAATGATTGATATAGACTTTCGTAAGATCAATGATTTCTTTAAGTGAATTACAATCGAATAATAAACGATAAGCTTACCTTgtatactctttcttccttcgCTCGTACTACTGGCGCTGCTCGTCGTTGAGAGAGTCGGAGACGGGTGTCTTCTGCCTCGTGATCCACCGAGTGGCACTGCTGCTGCCATGGCCACTGCTCCCACGTGAGGTTCACACTCAACTGACAACTGATGGAGCTTCTCTTCATCGGAGATGACCTTGATGTTGGCGAGATAAGCTTTTACGCGTCGCACCATTTGAGCCTCCTCGAACATCTTCTTTGGGTTGGGTGCAGCGGCAGACTTCTTTCGCCTCTTAACCGTTGCCGTTTGTCCGCCTGTGAAGTGCAATTTTTCGTGTGAGCATTTTTCCAAAAGAGTGGAGGTTGATTACGGCCATGTTTTTATTCAACAGTTTTAAGGTGCAAAGTAACTAGTTAGCAAAAAACACGAGGATCAACTTTGCTACCTTGATTATTACCCGTGGTCATTTGATTGAGAGCCACCATAGCAGAGCTAGATGGCTGTCCTCCTCGTTCTAACATTGTTTGCAAGTCGTAAGCAGACGAGCACATGTTCGTTAGAGTCCGAACTTCCTTCGCTATCATTCGGAGCTTCTCAAAGTTCACTAAGCCTTCAACCCTAGAGTCGTTTCCGAGATGAATGAAGGTCAGATCTTTCTTAACTACTGGATAAAATGGaatctaaaaaatgtaagTAATAGTTAAGATACTTTTCACTGcggaaaaattattaatgataAATTGCGAATCAAAACGTACGATCGGTGGCTGAGTTTGTTCGCTTGCAACCAATTGTCGGTATTTGCTCATGTTTCGACTGGGATCCATAAGCTCTTGCAAGTCGCTAAAAAGCCTCTGGTACTTGCTTGGCAACTTTTCCCAAGAGGCTCTGAGTCTTGAAACCGCTCCATGACCCAGGCCAGAGACAATTGCAAACATAGAGTTGAAGTTTTTACACTCTTTGCATTGacctttttgtaaaatattggtAATTGAGTGATATGATCGAATATGCTTATAAGTATCCTTTTGTACAATCGGGCAAATATAATGTACTTACGTGCtattttgataaattgttTGATGATTTTACTTCGCCTAACAATATTATGTTCTGAGCATACTTCCGTTACAACCCAAAACATTTCACGGTTAACCAATTCAGCAAATTGGCTCAGCATTGGCACACCGTATTTACTTTTCAATTCAAAAAGATCGTCCACATATTCGGTAGATTCGATTTGCCTGTTGAAAAAATATGCATGTTAAGATCGAAATTTGACAGATGTTGTAAGGAAACCTAATGCTCACattattactaaaaatattCACTCACCTGAATATGTTGAAATCCTGGAAAGTTAACTGAGCAGCGACTTCGATTGCATTCAATTGCAGGAAATGCACTTGAGACTCCCTCACCAGATCGGGCGCCTGTTCATCTGCCACTAAAGTCTCCGAGATCCCGTTTGTCTTTAGGTAATACCTGGAGCTCAGACCGATTCTTTCGGCCAGATTTTGCAGCTGGTCAGGCAATCGCCTCTGCTTGATCATACCACCTTCGCCAACGCTAACCTCAGCTAAAGAGAAGTTTGAGCTACTTTCAGTGATTCCAAATTCCTGAAGTGCAAGCATGACCACCTCATGGGCCGTCGTTTCTTTGTGTACGAGCAGGTACTTGCAAGTCTGATCGGCCTTGTACACCTTGAGCACGTGCTCTGGGTAGTCAGGCGCTCGCGGCTCATCGTAACAGTAAAGCGAGGTCAGGTCGGGATTGGAGCGCGAGTGGTATAGGTTGGAAGACTGCTGGGAGAGACCGGTACCCGGAGGTGTGTGAGGTGGTCCTAAAGGATCGTCCGCGTGAACTCCGTCGCTGCAAATATAATAcaatgtttacattttttatgcaCGAAAATGTCTATTTTATGAAAAGCAGAACGAGAAATATTTACTTGATCATATTCTTTGGCAAAATATTCATCTTCATGAGAGCTTTTTGGAATCTCTTTCTGGGTCCAAGTGTCATGAAACCCTTGTGCTCCTTTTTCGCGTCTTTGCACGGTGAGACGTTACTACTGTCGGCTGGAATGAGAAGTGGCACTCCGCCAACCATTGGATTTAGAGGATTAACAGGTGTCAGTGGATCGACGTGAGTCGATAACCTTATTCGCGGATCAGTCTGCAGTCTCGGAAGTATTTCGGGTTTGCTTGGTCGGCTGCGCTGTCGTGGTGAATTGTCCGGCTTCGCAAGCATTTCTTTGAATGCTAAAAATCATATTTGATCCATTAATTGAAAGAACAAACACTTGTTTTTAATCGATACTGATTTTTATCATTTGTTCCACGGCATTGCTAATGTACGTTTTCTAATGCCATGACATTGCAATAAATTTACTCAGACATGTAGTTCTTTAAGCGAATGACACGAACGGCCTCCTTACCTAAGAGATTCGATTTGACGGTGATGCTAAGATGCGTCGAACCTCTGAGAATTTCCAGGGCTTTCGCGTGATTGACGTGCTCGAAGCTCTGTCCGTTGACCTCGAGAATCTGATCACCTCGCTTGAGTCCGACGTCCTCCGCCTTCGATTTCTTCTCTACTTTAGAAATAAATATACCATATTTCTTTTCGTAGCCTCCTAAGATACTGAAGTGAAGAACCTCGTCTCGACTTGGTCGTGCCAAAACGACGTTTCGCGTCCTCGCCTTGGCTGCACACGCAATGTTTAACAATCtgtttggaaaaaataaagtttgttaaaaaacgcattcttgaattttaaaattatttagcCTTGTTTCACTAGATATaggcattttttataaattttttctcgATGCTTGGCGTCAGTTGCACAACAATCATTGTACAAACAGACAGATTTGCCCAAGAAGCGTTatcattatctttttttctcgattaAAAGTCTACACGGCTAACAAATAACGATAAAAAGCCTTCGACCGTCAGTGGAATTTACCCAAATCTATGCAGTTTTTTGCTTTCGAAAATTTCGCtactcttaaaaaaattaacgaacCTTTGTTGTCCGAGCATCTTCTCCTTCTCGAGACAAGCCTCAAACTTTTCGAGAAACTCCATCATCATGGGATCGGTCTCGAAGTCCGTGAAGTGATTGTTGACCCACAGAAGGACAACGCGTGCCACCCTGTCTCTGACCTGGGCTTGCTCGAACCACTCTAGCAGCTGATTAGCGACGAACTGCGAGTTGTCGACGAAGGTACGGTGCGTAAGCAGGAAATCCTCGACGTAAGTCGGGTCGGTAATACTGTTCTCTTCGATTAGTTGAAGCATTAGTCTATCGGATGTGCCCCGGATGACGACGTGGCCGCGTCGCGCCCCGCCGTCCAGGGCACCGCGCAACTCCGTGACCAGAATAACACGGCCGTCTTCCTCGTGTCGCCTCGTGTTCTCTTCACCCTGGTGCTGAATTCTGTAGTAATCCACCTGGGTGACGCACACGAACTGGCAGTCGTCGCACCTGTGTGCATAAATGCATCAGTGAGAAAATGTTTGAGAGTTGATTCATTGTGCTTGTttgctctttttcttttgcagCGATTTGTGGTGTATCTGGATTGAATGCAGAGTTTGTTTGGTGATTGTGCTTGTGCTATTTAGGTTTTGTTTACTTGTGCTAGTAAACATTCAAGGTACTTGAAATTCAATGTATCAAACAAAAGTTATCAACTATGTTAGTGTATTGTTTAACATCATTCTAGTCTGACTAATGAAACTGTTTTGTTATTACTGCAGTCAAGTAAACAAAATTCCTTACTTATTCAAGTACTTACTTTGTCCTCATAATCCCGCGGTGTAAGAGTGTCTCCATTGTGGGCAGAATACCGAAACTGTCTCCCACATGCAACTGATCAACAGTTCCATTGTGTTCTACTTCCACTGTTCCATTGATGAGGACACTCCAACTGTCCAGCTCTTCTCCATCGGTCAGAACAACCATTCCTGCACGTTCAACCACTGCGAACACCATTACTGCACAGAGTGCCCGTCTTACTGCCAGAGTCATGTTTGTGAAGGCCTTGAGATGCTGCGTGAAGTCAAGAAGAACTTCGATATCGTCTTCTGTCCTCTCTCCAGGATCTTTTTCAAGACATTCTCTGACTGTGTCTCGTACAGTTAGACTCTGCAAGATTAATTACAATATgaagattaatttaaaaattcaggATTGTAAGATTTGGTTGTTTCAAATGAAATCCACACTTACATCCATACTCTCGGCAAGATCTTCCTCTTCATCACTGTCCACTACAGACTCCTGCAGACCAGAGAGATCAACCTCATCTGGATCTTGGTCCAGAGAGCTCTGTACAGATGTCATGGTGTCTGAGCCACTGTACGCTGAACTAGTGTCACTGGAGTGACTACTTCTGTTGGATTTTTGATAGAGCTCTGGTCGGCCTGTAAGGCCTTGTGAAAactgtgaaaaaaaagattgaGTGAGCATTTtagcaaaatattttttgaaattgtaGTTGCATCTTAAAAATATAGTGGGAATCGACGAAAATAATTCAGCTCTGATCATATGAAACAACTACTCATTTCCAAGAATCAACTGCCATTCTCAATGACAGGAATGTAATTTATAATTGCCAATACTTCCAGCATCTATTAAAGCACTACTTAGAAAACAGTTCCTCATCcaacaaaaaaaaggaaagagcATCTCAAAGAATCTGACCATGAAGCTTGTCCTAGGCATCGTTTAGCGTTCATCTGGGCCTTTCATTCTCAATAAAGGAATAAAGAGTCTCAACAATTGGCACTGGCTTCTCAAGCAATGACATCGTGTACATCATATCTCTCAATTTGCCCACCAGCAATACATGAGGATATACGCATGGAGGAGAAGAAAGTTAGGAAGACAAGCAGCACGCCATGTGCAACTCTGCATTTGTTTATCAACCGTGCTAAACAAATTAGCACTGTTTAGCAAATTAGTCAGGCCAAAATACTTGTTGATCCTTGCAAACAGATCAACATTCCTTACGTAAACAAAGAGCAGTCCATTCATTTATAGAAGTGAATGTAAAGCCAGCATTAATTTAGAAGGAGTTCAAGGCATTTCCCAAgtcaaaagtaaaataaacaGGATCATGAGCCAGAAACGTCGCGAAGCCTTACAGCTGTGTACCAAAGCCACAACAGCATCAACTGAAGAATGCTAATGCAAATCGCTCGAAaacgaaaaggaaaaaaagaagaaaccgCGACATTCCATCGCGAAGAGAGCCCGCAGGAATCAAGGCATTTATGCTAGAATGCAATTTCCCAGGCGCCGAGTTGTGTATCGCGGGTCAGGAAGGTAAAGGCTGCGTAAGCAACATATACGAGGAATGGGCGTGATTGTGGGGAGGGCGCGAGGGGGAACgcaacagagcagcagcagcagcagagattAGGTTAGGACGGCACGACATGACATCACGCATCAGCCTACTCCTTTGCGCGCGCCGCCTCTCTTTGGAGAAAACATCAGAGCCAGGATCGTACTCGCTCCTTAGCTGTGCGCGTACGTGTATATGtattatgtatacacacgGAGATTCGCGAGCAGATGGTGGGCAGCTATCGCGATTGTTGTTGCAGGTCGCAGAGAGAATACGGGGCTCTGGGTGTTTCCACATACATTTCGGAGCGCGCGACGAGGGCATTATATCGGTGGGCACACGTAAAGCGCGACGCTGGTCGCGGAGCGTGCATCGGCTctccgtttctctctctctctctctctctctctctctctctctctctctctctctcacgcgcgcgcgagagcgcgaggGGCCCGTTTGGCGGCCATGAAAATTAATGCTCGAGCTGAGCGCGAGGAGAGCGAGCTGCGTATAGACGCAGGCAGGCAAGGCAAGCATTAACTCGTAACTCGCTCCGAAACGACGCTCGGCGATGCGTTTTCTCCCTTGGCTTTATACGCACGAACTGGGACCCTCACTTGGTACATGCCGCCGAAGGTATCCATCTCCTCTTGCGACCGATATATCGCTCCAGCAGCAGGCCGATGCACTCCACAACACACTCGCACAAACAGCGCACTCAAGTCTTTCCCGCGAGCGTCATACTGCACTCGGGTATGATGCTCCCGCGGCTGCAGATGTAGAGAC
The sequence above is a segment of the Nasonia vitripennis strain AsymCx chromosome 3, Nvit_psr_1.1, whole genome shotgun sequence genome. Coding sequences within it:
- the LOC100119820 gene encoding rap guanine nucleotide exchange factor 2 isoform X2, which gives rise to MQKHTMGSQQRNQQSPASSPAQRAPVRRWNSFHGGNYATEAANAAAHQQLYGQGGVHGPPGIMYQEAYLGSRSAAPRLPRAVQALRSESVDRAHPARVQPPPPPAFPRRRFSVCFGKRTGGSARRPNECFVLEPSEMIAIDYPEVHSRMHRPPQAHPISDHRPVNLVFEDTFSQGLTGRPELYQKSNRSSHSSDTSSAYSGSDTMTSVQSSLDQDPDEVDLSGLQESVVDSDEEEDLAESMDSLTVRDTVRECLEKDPGERTEDDIEVLLDFTQHLKAFTNMTLAVRRALCAVMVFAVVERAGMVVLTDGEELDSWSVLINGTVEVEHNGTVDQLHVGDSFGILPTMETLLHRGIMRTKCDDCQFVCVTQVDYYRIQHQGEENTRRHEEDGRVILVTELRGALDGGARRGHVVIRGTSDRLMLQLIEENSITDPTYVEDFLLTHRTFVDNSQFVANQLLEWFEQAQVRDRVARVVLLWVNNHFTDFETDPMMMEFLEKFEACLEKEKMLGQQRLLNIACAAKARTRNVVLARPSRDEVLHFSILGGYEKKYGIFISKVEKKSKAEDVGLKRGDQILEVNGQSFEHVNHAKALEILRGSTHLSITVKSNLLAFKEMLAKPDNSPRQRSRPSKPEILPRLQTDPRIRLSTHVDPLTPVNPLNPMVGGVPLLIPADSSNVSPCKDAKKEHKGFMTLGPRKRFQKALMKMNILPKNMINDGVHADDPLGPPHTPPGTGLSQQSSNLYHSRSNPDLTSLYCYDEPRAPDYPEHVLKVYKADQTCKYLLVHKETTAHEVVMLALQEFGITESSSNFSLAEVSVGEGGMIKQRRLPDQLQNLAERIGLSSRYYLKTNGISETLVADEQAPDLVRESQVHFLQLNAIEVAAQLTFQDFNIFRQIESTEYVDDLFELKSKYGVPMLSQFAELVNREMFWVVTEVCSEHNIVRRSKIIKQFIKIARQCKECKNFNSMFAIVSGLGHGAVSRLRASWEKLPSKYQRLFSDLQELMDPSRNMSKYRQLVASEQTQPPIIPFYPVVKKDLTFIHLGNDSRVEGLVNFEKLRMIAKEVRTLTNMCSSAYDLQTMLERGGQPSSSAMVALNQMTTGGQTATVKRRKKSAAAPNPKKMFEEAQMVRRVKAYLANIKVISDEEKLHQLSVECEPHVGAVAMAAAVPLGGSRGRRHPSPTLSTTSSASSTSEGRKSIQGSDWTVRPINRNINMIGTKFGAASPQAVRKMLALSDPHKTRPYQPKHCAAPLPVPGLALHSSALEQSPGAPRRVGSGSNRVPMHERSHSDTPSGLPPPVDLSAESSSVTSLSNLQPLRKTLTSGSVTSSDSGHSTQLDSHSGSSVEAGGSPPPPQRRHSAMQGSVGQFARAAPPFPHAVAVLPPLPNHHHQHQLKHRENDHHYHHHHHYHHPPPPPPPPLPPSRQRHQPVNPLNGGAVSSAGMSSMPPPPLPPPLGRRLPGHECRVPPDYKIAAQMARLHRLGRAHSHEGVTYRNEHEDDDEDAQVSAV
- the LOC100119820 gene encoding rap guanine nucleotide exchange factor 2 isoform X17, coding for MDTFGGMYQFSQGLTGRPELYQKSNRSSHSSDTSSAYSGSDTMTSVQSSLDQDPDEVDLSGLQESVVDSDEEEDLAESMDSLTVRDTVRECLEKDPGERTEDDIEVLLDFTQHLKAFTNMTLAVRRALCAVMVFAVVERAGMVVLTDGEELDSWSVLINGTVEVEHNGTVDQLHVGDSFGILPTMETLLHRGIMRTKCDDCQFVCVTQVDYYRIQHQGEENTRRHEEDGRVILVTELRGALDGGARRGHVVIRGTSDRLMLQLIEENSITDPTYVEDFLLTHRTFVDNSQFVANQLLEWFEQAQVRDRVARVVLLWVNNHFTDFETDPMMMEFLEKFEACLEKEKMLGQQRLLNIACAAKARTRNVVLARPSRDEVLHFSILGGYEKKYGIFISKVEKKSKAEDVGLKRGDQILEVNGQSFEHVNHAKALEILRGSTHLSITVKSNLLAFKEMLAKPDNSPRQRSRPSKPEILPRLQTDPRIRLSTHVDPLTPVNPLNPMVGGVPLLIPADSSNVSPCKDAKKEHKGFMTLGPRKRFQKALMKMNILPKNMINDGVHADDPLGPPHTPPGTGLSQQSSNLYHSRSNPDLTSLYCYDEPRAPDYPEHVLKVYKADQTCKYLLVHKETTAHEVVMLALQEFGITESSSNFSLAEVSVGEGGMIKQRRLPDQLQNLAERIGLSSRYYLKTNGISETLVADEQAPDLVRESQVHFLQLNAIEVAAQLTFQDFNIFRQIESTEYVDDLFELKSKYGVPMLSQFAELVNREMFWVVTEVCSEHNIVRRSKIIKQFIKIARQCKECKNFNSMFAIVSGLGHGAVSRLRASWEKLPSKYQRLFSDLQELMDPSRNMSKYRQLVASEQTQPPIIPFYPVVKKDLTFIHLGNDSRVEGLVNFEKLRMIAKEVRTLTNMCSSAYDLQTMLERGGQPSSSAMVALNQMTTGNNQGGQTATVKRRKKSAAAPNPKKMFEEAQMVRRVKAYLANIKVISDEEKLHQLSVECEPHVGAVAMAAAVPLGGSRGRRHPSPTLSTTSSASSTSEGRKSIQGSDWTVRPINRNINMIGTKFGAASPQAVRKMLALSDPHKTRPYQPKHCAAPLPVPGLALHSSALEQSPGAPRRVGSGSNRVPMHERSHSDTPSGLPPPVDLSAESSSVTSLSNLQPLRKTLTSGSVTSSDSGHSTQLDSHSGSSVEAGGSPPPPQRRHSAMQGSVGQFARAAPPFPHAVAVLPPLPNHHHQHQLKHRENDHHYHHHHHYHHPPPPPPPPLPPSRQRHQPVNPLNGGAVSSAGMSSMPPPPLPPPLGRRLPGHECRVPPDYKIAAQMARLHRLGRAHSHEGVTYRNEHEDDDEDAQVSAV
- the LOC100119820 gene encoding rap guanine nucleotide exchange factor 2 isoform X5, with protein sequence MQKHTMGSQQRNQQSPASSPAQRAPVRRWNSFHGGNYATEAANAAAHQQLYGQGGVHGPPGIMYQEAYLGSRSAAPRLPRAVQALRSESVDRAHPARVQPPPPPAFPRRRFSVCFGKRTGGSARRPNECFVLEPSEMIAIDYPEVHSRMHRPPQAHPISDHRPVNLVFEDTFSQGLTGRPELYQKSNRSSHSSDTSSAYSGSDTMTSVQSSLDQDPDEVDLSGLQESVVDSDEEEDLAESMDSLTVRDTVRECLEKDPGERTEDDIEVLLDFTQHLKAFTNMTLAVRRALCAVMVFAVVERAGMVVLTDGEELDSWSVLINGTVEVEHNGTVDQLHVGDSFGILPTMETLLHRGIMRTKCDDCQFVCVTQVDYYRIQHQGEENTRRHEEDGRVILVTELRGALDGGARRGHVVIRGTSDRLMLQLIEENSITDPTYVEDFLLTHRTFVDNSQFVANQLLEWFEQAQVRDRVARVVLLWVNNHFTDFETDPMMMEFLEKFEACLEKEKMLGQQRLLNIACAAKARTRNVVLARPSRDEVLHFSILGGYEKKYGIFISKVEKKSKAEDVGLKRGDQILEVNGQSFEHVNHAKALEILRGSTHLSITVKSNLLAFKEMLAKPDNSPRQRSRPSKPEILPRLQTDPRIRLSTHVDPLTPVNPLNPMVGGVPLLIPADSSNVSPCKDAKKEHKGFMTLGPRKRFQKALMKMNILPKNMINDGVHADDPLGPPHTPPGTGLSQQSSNLYHSRSNPDLTSLYCYDEPRAPDYPEHVLKVYKADQTCKYLLVHKETTAHEVVMLALQEFGITESSSNFSLAEVSVGEGGMIKQRRLPDQLQNLAERIGLSSRYYLKTNGISETLVADEQAPDLVRESQVHFLQLNAIEVAAQLTFQDFNIFRQIESTEYVDDLFELKSKYGVPMLSQFAELVNREMFWVVTEVCSEHNIVRRSKIIKQFIKIARQCKECKNFNSMFAIVSGLGHGAVSRLRASWEKLPSKYQRLFSDLQELMDPSRNMSKYRQLVASEQTQPPIIPFYPVVKKDLTFIHLGNDSRVEGLVNFEKLRMIAKEVRTLTNMCSSAYDLQTMLERGGQPSSSAMVALNQMTTGGQTATVKRRKKSAAAPNPKKMFEEAQMVRRVKAYLANIKVISDEEKLHQLSVECEPHVGAVAMAAAVPLGGSRGRRHPSPTLSTTSSASSTSEGRKSIQGTKFGAASPQAVRKMLALSDPHKTRPYQPKHCAAPLPVPGLALHSSALEQSPGAPRRVGSGSNRVPMHERSHSDTPSGLPPPVDLSAESSSVTSLSNLQPLRKTLTSGSVTSSDSGHSTQLDSHSGSSVEAGGSPPPPQRRHSAMQGSVGQFARAAPPFPHAVAVLPPLPNHHHQHQLKHRENDHHYHHHHHYHHPPPPPPPPLPPSRQRHQPVNPLNGGAVSSAGMSSMPPPPLPPPLGRRLPGHECRVPPDYKIAAQMARLHRLGRAHSHEGVTYRNEHEDDDEDAQVSAV